In the Drosophila takahashii strain IR98-3 E-12201 chromosome 3R, DtakHiC1v2, whole genome shotgun sequence genome, one interval contains:
- the Tm2 gene encoding tropomyosin-2 — MDAIKKKMQAMKLEKDNAIDKADTCENQAKDANSRADKLNEEVRDLEKKFVQVEIDLVTAKEQLEKANTELEEKEKLLTSTESEVATQNRKVQQIEEDLEKSEERSTTAQQKLLEATQSADENNRMCKVLENRSQQDEERMDQLTNQLKEARMLAEDADTKSDEVSRKLAFVEDELEVAEDRVRSGESKIMELEEELKVVGNSLKSLEVSEEKANQRVEEFKREMKTLSIKLKEAEQRAEHAEKQVKRLQKEVDRLEDELGINKDRYKSLADEMDSTFAELAGY, encoded by the exons aTGGACGCCATCAAGAAGAAGATGCAAGCGATGAAGCTTGAGAAGGATAACGCCATCGACAAGGCCGACACCTGCGAGAACCAAGCCAAGGATGCCAACTCCCGCGCCGACAAACTGAACGAGGAGGTGCGCGATCTGGAGAAGAAGTTCGTCCAGGTGGAGATCGATCTGGTCACCGCCAAGGAGCAGCTGGAGAAGGCCAACACCGAgctggaggagaaggagaagctcCTGACCTCCACCGAGTCCGAGGTGGCCACCCAGAACCGTAAGGTGCAACAGATTGAGGAGGATCTGGAGAAGTCCGAGGAGCGCTCGACCACCGCCCAACAGAAGCTGCTGGAGGCCACCCAGTCGGCCGATGAGAACAACCGTATGTGCAAGGTGCTGGAGAACCGCTCGCAGCAGGATGAGGAGCGCATGGACCAGCTGACCAACCAGCTGAAGGAGGCCCGCATGCTCGCCGAGGATGCCGACACCAAGTCCGACGAGGTATCCCGCAAGCTGGCCTTCGTTGAAGACGAGCTGGAGGTGGCCGAGGATCGTGTCCGCTCCGGCGAGTCCAAGATCAtggagctggaggaggagctgaaG GTTGTCGGCAACTCCCTGAAGTCCCTGGAGGTCTCTGAGGAGAAGGCCAACCAGCGCGTGGAGGAGTTCAAGCGCGAGATGAAGACCCTCTCCATCAAGTTGAAGGAGGCCGAGCAGCGCGCCGAGCACGCCGAGAAGCAAGTGAAGCGCCTGCAGAAGGAGGTCGACAGGCTAGAGG ACGAGTTGGGCATCAACAAGGACAGGTACAAGTCCCTGGCCGACGAGATGGACTCCACATTCGCCGAGTTGGCTGGCTACTAA
- the LOC108058644 gene encoding uncharacterized protein yields MPPAGQQLRLAALVYLTLGLGLLCNASDGETSQKYANESLADAEAPVWSQFLEDYVLSQSSSSSTSQRKSKDLPYMGGDMGMNGPLNYHSSAYKRPGNNIYITRRIGEAVELEPHLRKPVESQSPIVNPQFRPMTNQMLHQQHQQMQQQQQQLQQRQQPGFLQQLFGIGGSSGGGGGGNPSQQHVRPVSLQQQQQVQQAPQQHPQQQPTTFRAVSENDLYLLGAIEKLVYRVDYLESRVRRSEQLIYYLMAGNNQKEVKDPCPSNFTRISDNCYYINSQQQVNWKTANSACKGLNSHLAEFEKVSENEEIMAYLLNQPAHRGRDYWLGGLNPGLLWIWSNSAKPVNPNMNLTSIAMTQKGENSTAANLVDSSEQAAAEEAAGEDVLNNTVQIEGKGRCLRLSYNAGKHSYVYYGQECTSRHYYICEHEDKTLDNKIKKITRQLKLFD; encoded by the exons ATGCCGCCGGCTGGCCAACAACTCCGGCTTGCAGCCCTTGTTTACCTGACACTCGGCCTGGGACTCTTATGCAATGCCAGCGATGGTGAAACTAGCCAAAAATATGCCAATGAATCACTCGCGGACGCAGAGGCTCCAGTTTGGTCGCAGTTTCTCGAAGACTACGTCTTGAG CCaaagcagtagcagcagcacaaGCCAGCGAAAGTCCAAAGACCTGCCCTATATGGGTGGGGATATGGGCATGAATGGGCCGCTCAACTATCACTCATCCGCCTACAAGCGACCCGGCAACAATATCTACATCACCAGGAGGATTGGCGAGGCGGTGGAGCTGGAGCCCCATCTGCGAAAGCCCGTAGAGAGCCAGAGTCCCATTGTGAATCCCCAATTCCGACCCATGACCAATCAGATGTTGcaccagcaacatcagcagatgcaacagcagcaacagcagttgCAGCAACGCCAGCAACCGGGTTTCTTGCAGCAACTTTTCGGCATAGGTGGCAGtagcggaggaggcggaggtggTAATCCTTCCCAGCAGCATGTGCGTCCTGTGTcgctgcagcaacagcagcaagtGCAACAGGCACCGCAGCAACACCCGCAACAGCAGCCAACCACTTTCCGAGCTGTTTCCGAAAACGACCTTTATCTGCTGGGAGCCATTGAGAAGTTGGTTTACAGAGTGG ATTACTTAGAAAGTCGCGTGCGGCGTTCGGAGCAGCTGATCTACTACCTCATGGCCGGAAACAACCAGAAGGAGGTGAAGGATCCCTGTCCCAGCAACTTCACCCGCATCAGCGACAACTGCTACTACATCAACAGTCAGCAGCAGGTGAACTGGAAGACGGCCAACTCAGCCTGCAAGGGTCTAAACTCGCACCTGGCCGAGTTCGAAAAGGTCTCTGAAAACGAGGAGATCATGGCCTATCTGCTGAATCAACCCGCCCACAGGGGTCGCGACTACTGGCTGGGCGGTCTCAATCCAGGACTTCTGTGGATCTGGTCCAACTCGGCCAAGCCAGTGAATCCCAACATGAATCTCACGTCCATTGCCATGACCCAGAAGGGTGAGAACTCGACGGCCGCCAATCTGGTGGACAGTTCCGagcaggcggcggcggaggaggcggccgGCGAGGATGTGCTGAACAACACGGTGCAGATCGAGGGCAAGGGTCGCTGCCTGCGGCTGAGCTACAATGCCGGGAAGCACAGCTATGTGTACTACGGTCAGGAGTGCACCTCGCGACACTACTACATCTGCGAGCATGAGGACAAGACGCTGGACAACAAGATCAAGAAGATCACCCGCCAGCTAAAGCTCTTCGATTGA
- the Tm1 gene encoding tropomyosin-1, isoforms 9A/A/B isoform X16 has translation MTTSIPQGTLLDVLKKKMRQTKEEMEKYKDECEEFHKRLQLEVVRREEAESEVAALNRRIQLLEEDLERSEERLGSATAKLSEASQAADESERIRKALENRTNMEDDKVALLENQLAQAKLIAEEADKKYEEVARKLVLMEQDLERSEEKVELSESKIVELEEELRVVGNNLKSLEVSEEKANQREEEYKNQIKTLNTRLKEAEARAEFAERSVQKLQKEVDRLEDEMIKEIEHYALVGDQLDWTFVEMMGMPPFYNERYPKPPTPELTEEEKAALEAAAQAAAEAKARAEEAAARGEEAAAEGEGGAVPAEGAAPGEPGAAPAEAAVEAPVEHVRTPTPPPPPPFEYSIDLPPEGAEVPYVRNAEPGDFAPPAEAPPAEGAPPAEGAPPAEGAPPVEGAPPAEGAPPAEGAPPAEGAPPAPAAEGEAAAAPAPPPAEGEAAPAAAPAPAEGEAPPAPPAEAAPAAEAPPA, from the exons GCCGAATCCGAGGTTGCCGCTCTGAACCGTCGCATCCAGTTGCTCGAAGAAGACTTGGAGCGCTCTGAGGAGCGTCTGGGCTCCGCCACAGCCAAGCTGTCGGAAGCCTCTCAGGCCGCCGATGAGAGCGAACG GATACGAAAAGCGCTTGAGAATCGCACAAATATGGAAGATGACAAAGTAGCTCTCTTGGAGAACCAATTAGCACAAGCAAAATTAATTGCAGAAGAAGCTGATAAGAAATACGAAGAG GTTGCCAGAAAACTCGTGCTCATGGAACAGGATCTGGAGCGTTCCGAGGAGAAGGTCGAGCTCAGCGAAAG CAAAATTGTGGAGCTTGAGGAGGAGCTGCGCGTGGTTGGCAACAACCTGAAGTCCCTGGAAGTCTCTGAGGAGAAG GCCAACCAACGTGAGGAGGAGTACAAGAACCAGATCAAGACCCTGAACACTCGTCTAAAGGAG GCTGAGGCTCGTGCTGAGTTCGCTGAACGTTCCGTTCAGAAGTTGCAGAAGGAAGTCGACAGGCTCGAAG ACGAGATGATCAAAGAGATAGAGCACTACGCCCTCGTCGGCGACCAGCTGGACTGGACCTTCGTGGAGATGATGGGCATGCCGCCCTTCTACAACGAGCGCTACCCGAAGCCACCCACCCCGGAGCTCACCGAGGAGGAGAAGGCCGCCCTGGAGGCCGCTGCCCAGGCGGCAGCCGAGGCCAAGGCCAGGGCCGAAGAGGCGGCTGCCCGTGGCGAAGAGGCTGCAGCCGAGGGCGAAGGCGGTGCAGTGCCGGCGGAAGGCGCTGCTCCCGGCGAACCTGGAGCGGCACCAGCCGAAGCCGCCGTGGAGGCCCCGGTCGAACATGTCAGGACTCCGAcgccaccaccgccaccaccaTTCGAGTACTCCATCGATCTGCCGCCAGAGGGTGCCGAGGTGCCATACGTCAGGAACGCCGAGCCGGGTGACTTTGCTCCTCCGGCAGAGGCACCACCAGCAGAGGGAGCCCCACCCGCAGAGGGAGCCCCACCAGCAGAGGGAGCACCACCAGTGGAAGGAGCACCACCAGCGGAGGGAGCACCACCAGCTGAGGGAGCACCACCAGCAGAGGGAGCACCACCGGCACCAGCTGCTGAGGGAGAAGCCgccgctgctcctgctccaccACCGGCTGAGGGAGAGGCTGCtcctgcagctgctcctgcacCAGCTGAGGGCGaagcaccaccagcaccacctGCCGAAGCAGCTCCCGCCGCTGAAGCACCTCCAGCTTAG
- the Tm1 gene encoding tropomyosin-1, isoforms 9A/A/B isoform X15 has translation MTTSIPQGTLLDVLKKKMRQTKEEMEKYKDECEEFHKRLQLEVVRREEAESEVAALNRRIQLLEEDLERSEERLGSATAKLSEASQAADESERARKILENRALADEERMDALENQLKEARFLAEEADKKYDEVARKLAMVEADLERAEERAEQGENKIVELEEELRVVGNNLKSLEVSEEKANQREEEYKNQIKTLNTRLKEAEARAEFAERSVQKLQKEVDRLEDEMIKEIEHYALVGDQLDWTFVEMMGMPPFYNERYPKPPTPELTEEEKAALEAAAQAAAEAKARAEEAAARGEEAAAEGEGGAVPAEGAAPGEPGAAPAEAAVEAPVEHVRTPTPPPPPPFEYSIDLPPEGAEVPYVRNAEPGDFAPPAEAPPAEGAPPAEGAPPAEGAPPVEGAPPAEGAPPAEGAPPAEGAPPAPAAEGEAAAAPAPPPAEGEAAPAAAPAPAEGEAPPAPPAEAAPAAEAPPA, from the exons GCCGAATCCGAGGTTGCCGCTCTGAACCGTCGCATCCAGTTGCTCGAAGAAGACTTGGAGCGCTCTGAGGAGCGTCTGGGCTCCGCCACAGCCAAGCTGTCGGAAGCCTCTCAGGCCGCCGATGAGAGCGAACG TGCTCGCAAGATTCTTGAGAACCGCGCCCTTGCCGATGAAGAACGCATGGACGCTCTTGAGAATCAGCTGAAGGAAGCGCGTTTCCTTGCTGAGGAGGCTGACAAGAAATACGATGAG GTTGCCCGTAAATTGGCCATGGTTGAAGCCGACTTGGAACGTGCCGAAGAGCGTGCCGAGCAGGGTGAAAA CAAAATTGTGGAGCTTGAGGAGGAGCTGCGCGTGGTTGGCAACAACCTGAAGTCCCTGGAAGTCTCTGAGGAGAAG GCCAACCAACGTGAGGAGGAGTACAAGAACCAGATCAAGACCCTGAACACTCGTCTAAAGGAG GCTGAGGCTCGTGCTGAGTTCGCTGAACGTTCCGTTCAGAAGTTGCAGAAGGAAGTCGACAGGCTCGAAG ACGAGATGATCAAAGAGATAGAGCACTACGCCCTCGTCGGCGACCAGCTGGACTGGACCTTCGTGGAGATGATGGGCATGCCGCCCTTCTACAACGAGCGCTACCCGAAGCCACCCACCCCGGAGCTCACCGAGGAGGAGAAGGCCGCCCTGGAGGCCGCTGCCCAGGCGGCAGCCGAGGCCAAGGCCAGGGCCGAAGAGGCGGCTGCCCGTGGCGAAGAGGCTGCAGCCGAGGGCGAAGGCGGTGCAGTGCCGGCGGAAGGCGCTGCTCCCGGCGAACCTGGAGCGGCACCAGCCGAAGCCGCCGTGGAGGCCCCGGTCGAACATGTCAGGACTCCGAcgccaccaccgccaccaccaTTCGAGTACTCCATCGATCTGCCGCCAGAGGGTGCCGAGGTGCCATACGTCAGGAACGCCGAGCCGGGTGACTTTGCTCCTCCGGCAGAGGCACCACCAGCAGAGGGAGCCCCACCCGCAGAGGGAGCCCCACCAGCAGAGGGAGCACCACCAGTGGAAGGAGCACCACCAGCGGAGGGAGCACCACCAGCTGAGGGAGCACCACCAGCAGAGGGAGCACCACCGGCACCAGCTGCTGAGGGAGAAGCCgccgctgctcctgctccaccACCGGCTGAGGGAGAGGCTGCtcctgcagctgctcctgcacCAGCTGAGGGCGaagcaccaccagcaccacctGCCGAAGCAGCTCCCGCCGCTGAAGCACCTCCAGCTTAG